The genomic segment CAGCCACATGCTCGACCCGATCGGCGCCACCGTCGACGCCCGCAGGATCCGGGCGCTGAGCTTCGACTGAGCAGACTCCGGTATTCGCTTCCGAAACCCCGCCGCAAGCGCGTCCCGCGTGGCGCGTGGAGCAGGACCACCGCTCCCGGCGGGGTTTTCGGCTGTGTGGGCGGGGGCGACCCCGAGCCGTTCCCACGAGCTGGGAAACCGCGTCGGTCGGCGGCGACATTTCCACTATGGATCGACGAGGGCGCGAGAGCGTGGCACATTGCACCGCTTTCGAGTGCCTTTTCGCTCGGTCCTTATGACACGATTGAGTGACTAACGTTTCCCCGGCTGCGGCGTATGGGTGGTCGTGCTTCGACCGAATGGCGACCAACGGTAACCTGCCGTCGCTGGAGTTCGATCGCGGAGGGGCTTCCGGTGCGCCGGGTGCCTGACTGACGGAGGTGTGTGGATGCGGCTTGCTGTGATCCCCGGCGACGGGATCGGGCCCGAGGTCGTGGGCGAGGCGCTGAAAGTGCTCGCCGAGGTCGTCCCGGGTGCTGAGATCACCAAGTACGACCTCGGTGCATCCCGCTGGCACTCCACGGGCGAGCTGCTGCCCGAGTCGGTCCTGACCGAACTCCGCCAGCACGACGCCATCCTGCTCGGCGCCGTGGGCGACCCGAGCGTGCCGAGCGGCATCCTCGAACGCGGCCTGTTGCTGCGCCTGCGGTTCGAACTCGACCACCACGTGAACCTCCGGCCCGGTCGGCTCTACCCCGGCGTGCGCGGCCCGCTCGCCGACCCCGGCGAGGTCGACATGGTGGTGGTGCGCGAGGGCACCGAGGGCCCGTACGCGGGCAACGGTGGCCTGCTGCGCAAGGACACCGAGCAGGAGGTCGCCACCGAGGTCAGCGTCAACACCGCGTTCGGCATCCGCCGGGTGGTGGCCGACGCCTTCGCCCGCGCCGAGCAGCGTCCGCGTAAACACCTCACGCTCGTCCACAAGACCAACGTCCTCGAACACGCCGGTTCGCTGTGGTCGCGCATCGTGGAGGAGGAGTCGCTCGCGCAC from the Saccharomonospora azurea NA-128 genome contains:
- a CDS encoding 3-isopropylmalate dehydrogenase, which produces MRLAVIPGDGIGPEVVGEALKVLAEVVPGAEITKYDLGASRWHSTGELLPESVLTELRQHDAILLGAVGDPSVPSGILERGLLLRLRFELDHHVNLRPGRLYPGVRGPLADPGEVDMVVVREGTEGPYAGNGGLLRKDTEQEVATEVSVNTAFGIRRVVADAFARAEQRPRKHLTLVHKTNVLEHAGSLWSRIVEEESLAHPDVTVAYSHVDAATIHLVTDPSRFDVIVTDNLFGDIITDLVAAVTGGIGLAASGNLDITRRNPSMFEPVHGSAPDIAGQSLADPTAAVLSVALLLDHLGERESARRIEASVAFDLATRDQNNPGSTQAIGDRLAALVSSNSRTKAS